A window of the Henckelia pumila isolate YLH828 chromosome 3, ASM3356847v2, whole genome shotgun sequence genome harbors these coding sequences:
- the LOC140889181 gene encoding uncharacterized protein, whose translation MSSHVDATLKRNLESLQHFSHDHPLIYVEEGNPKAYCSACGVALISSPSYTCSQGCNFFLHIPCTELLQSTKLEFGGHRYDLSLLVKPPHDDCKCEKCRNSCKNFTYKCSTLDTPYSYPDHFYLHCQCAFPLEINIKHISHHEHALTAMCKEASLVCNACGKRQDGIFFSCQKCSFCIHQDCCSLPTIIHIKHHLHPLFILYSLRSFKLWYEMKCIFCRDEVSLTLGAYVCGWCSSVAHLHYIVQESVHLSSMPDTFSNLITRAILENREDDAVEDVKSKIEKYHTDDHSSWTLHHLESDGIQLECNACILPIISSHPSYYSCPQPQCFFLLHESCANLPPVIKNFYRKKPVRLFSKSSYFCSVFSCDRSCLKYCNGFGFEDWVSIDVQCATSPNTVKHESHSQHLLTLSTYTSNFCCCDRDFYDNTSYSCGICDHHIHPNCAFLPKMVEHKFDEHPLDLIFDLTVQIPQEKKKEEEEEKENHYLYPYAYYGKPKVWALQRYDSRFRR comes from the exons ATGTCCTCACACGTTGATGCAACACTCAAAAGAAATCTGGAATCACTTCAACATTTTAGCCATGATCATCCACTGATATATGTTGAAGAAGGAAATCCCAAGGCGTATTGCAGCGCGTGTGGCGTGGCATTAATATCGAGTCCTTCTTACACATGTAGCCAAGGTTGCAATTTTTTTCTGCACATACCTTGTACAGAATTGCTCCAATCAACAAAACTTGAATTTGGCGGTCATCGCTATGATCTTAGTTTACTAGTAAAGCCGCCTCACGAcgattgcaaatgtgagaaatGTAGGAACTCATGTAAGAACTTTACTTACAAATGTTCTACATTAGACACACCATATTCTTACCCTGATCACTTTTATCTCCATTGCCAATGTGCTTTCCCTTTGGAGATAAACATAAAACACATTAGTCACCATGAGCACGCATTGACGGCAATGTGTAAGGAAGCATCATTGGTATGTAATGCATGTGGGAAGAGACAAGATGGGATATTTTTCTCTTGTCAAAAGTGTAGTTTTTGTATTCATCAGGATTGTTGCTCACTACCTACCATTATACATATCAAGCATCATCTTCACCCTCTCTTTATCCTATATTCTCTTCGTAGTTTCAAATTGTGGTACGAAATGAAGTGCATATTTTGTAGAGATGAGGTATCATTGACCCTTGGTGCTTATGTTTGTGGATGGTGTAGCAGTGTAGCTCATTTACATT ATATAGTTCAAGAATCCGTTCATCTTTCAAGTATGCCTGATACGTTTTCAAATTTGATAACACGTGCAATACTCGAGAACAGAGAGGATGATGCAGTTGAAGATGTAAAATCGAAGATTGAGAAATACCACACTGACGACCATTCTTCTTGGACCCTTCATCACCTAGAGAGTGATGGTATTCAATTAGAATGCAATGCATGCATTCTACCCATAATCTCATCTCATCCTTCTTACTATAGTTGCCCCCAACCTCAATGTTTTTTTCTCCTCCATGAATCTTGTGCAAATCTACCCCCTGTCATCAAGAATTTTTACCGGAAGAAACCAGTTCGTCTTTTCTCCAAATCAAGTTACTTTTGTTCTGTATTTTCGTGTGATAGATCATGTCTTAAATACTGCAATGGATTTGGGTTCGAAGACTGGGTTAGCATAGATGTTCAATGTGCCACTTCTCCGAACACCGTCAAGCATGAATCACACAGCCAACACCTTCTTACGTTGTCAACGTATACTAGTAACTTTTGTTGTTGTGATCGTGATTTCTATGATAATACCTCTTACTCTTGTGGAATTTGTGATCACCATATTCATCCCAACTGTGCCTTTTTACCGAAAATGGTTGAGCACAAATTCGATGAACATCCTCTTGACCTCATTTTCGACCTCACGGTTCAAATCCCacaagagaaaaaaaaagaagaagaagaagaaaaagagaaCCACTACCTAT ACCCGTATGCTTACTATGGGAAGCCAAAGGTGTGGGCATTGCAAAGATATGATTCAAGGTTTCGTAGATGA